A single window of Bradyrhizobium daqingense DNA harbors:
- a CDS encoding lysylphosphatidylglycerol synthase transmembrane domain-containing protein has translation MHGLLPALKRGFNRWIGWRRLGIAASVFIIALAITTLVRTLKGIDTGVILTALTEIPRGNIGLAAICVFFAFCTLTFYDYFALRTIGKKHVPYRIAALSSFTSYSIGHNIGATVFTGGAIRFRIYSDYGLNAIDVAKICFLSGLTFWLGNIFVLSVGLAIHPDAASSMDQLPPSINRLIALGGLASIGAYLVWLCMGEKRRELGQKGWKVVLPSAPLTLVQILIGVVDLGFCAMAMYLLMPANPPIDFMSLAVVFILATLIGFASHAPGSLGVFDAAMLVALPQFGREELLATLLVFRILYFVIPFGLAISIMGTRELWMNVVAPWQERRRLAEACAQANLPTQVAAMERERARRQAGNR, from the coding sequence ATGCACGGACTGCTGCCCGCGCTGAAGCGCGGCTTCAATAGATGGATCGGCTGGCGACGCCTCGGCATTGCCGCCAGCGTCTTCATCATCGCCTTGGCGATCACCACGCTGGTTCGAACCCTCAAGGGTATCGATACCGGGGTCATTCTGACGGCGCTGACCGAGATTCCTCGCGGCAATATCGGGCTGGCGGCGATCTGCGTCTTTTTCGCCTTCTGTACGCTGACATTCTACGACTATTTCGCACTGCGAACGATCGGCAAGAAGCACGTGCCCTATCGCATCGCGGCGCTGTCCAGCTTCACGTCCTATTCGATCGGCCACAACATCGGCGCCACCGTCTTCACCGGCGGCGCGATCCGTTTCCGGATCTATTCGGATTACGGGCTGAACGCGATCGACGTCGCCAAGATCTGCTTTCTGTCGGGCCTGACCTTCTGGCTCGGTAACATCTTCGTGCTTTCGGTCGGCTTGGCGATCCATCCGGATGCGGCGTCCTCGATGGATCAGCTCCCCCCGTCGATCAACCGGCTGATCGCGCTCGGCGGCCTTGCCTCGATCGGCGCCTATCTGGTCTGGCTCTGCATGGGCGAGAAGCGGCGGGAGCTCGGCCAGAAGGGCTGGAAAGTGGTGCTGCCCTCAGCGCCGCTGACGCTGGTGCAAATCCTGATCGGCGTGGTCGATCTCGGCTTCTGCGCCATGGCGATGTATCTGCTGATGCCCGCCAATCCGCCGATCGACTTCATGTCCCTCGCCGTGGTCTTCATCCTGGCGACGCTGATCGGCTTTGCCAGCCATGCGCCCGGCTCGCTCGGCGTGTTCGACGCCGCCATGCTGGTGGCGCTGCCCCAGTTCGGGCGCGAGGAGCTTCTGGCGACGCTGCTGGTGTTCCGCATCCTCTATTTCGTGATCCCGTTCGGCCTCGCCATCTCCATCATGGGCACGCGCGAGCTCTGGATGAACGTGGTCGCGCCGTGGCAGGAGCGGCGGCGGCTGGCGGAGGCCTGCGCCCAGGCCAATCTGCCCACGCAGGTGGCCGCGATGGAGCGCGAACGCGCGCGGCGGCAGGCCGGAAACCGGTAG
- a CDS encoding YdcF family protein: MSDIDRGRRELAADEIAAINRTHLINTPLRPADLLFMFGTREDVALRADTAGRLWREGYFPWSIVSGGVTPGSEQSECTVIKAAMLAAGIPADLILEEHRAMNTGENVIFSLPIIDAALGLHNIRSVICLGNTWTARRYPMTLHRHWPEVDKMLLTVDSFATPRALWHTDAEFRRRMLHEWDKIERYKAMGFIVEWPEA, encoded by the coding sequence ATGTCGGACATCGATCGCGGCAGGCGCGAGCTGGCGGCAGATGAGATCGCTGCGATCAACCGCACGCATCTGATCAATACGCCGCTGCGGCCGGCCGATTTGCTGTTCATGTTCGGCACCCGTGAGGACGTCGCCTTGCGCGCCGATACCGCCGGGCGGCTGTGGCGCGAGGGCTATTTCCCCTGGTCGATTGTCAGCGGCGGTGTCACGCCGGGCTCGGAGCAATCCGAGTGCACTGTCATCAAGGCGGCGATGCTTGCTGCGGGCATTCCGGCGGACCTCATCCTCGAGGAGCACCGCGCGATGAACACCGGCGAGAATGTGATCTTCTCGCTGCCGATCATCGATGCGGCGCTCGGACTGCACAACATCCGCAGCGTGATCTGCCTCGGCAATACCTGGACGGCGCGCCGCTATCCGATGACGTTGCACCGGCACTGGCCGGAGGTCGACAAGATGCTGCTCACCGTCGACAGTTTTGCGACGCCGCGCGCACTCTGGCATACCGACGCCGAATTCCGGCGTCGCATGCTGCACGAATGGGACAAGATCGAGCGGTACAAGGCCATGGGTTTCATCGTGGAATGGCCGGAAGCCTGA
- a CDS encoding bifunctional diguanylate cyclase/phosphodiesterase, with product MYQVLYCLSDEHDWRLVALGGAVCLLASAAAISLFQRARATTGPGRLAWIALDAAVSGCGIWATHFIAMLAYSPGGDGAYNIPVTILSLILAISVTFVGLSIAVSSSRPLWIVVGGAIVGMGVAAMHYTGMAALEMPARVNWIAGTVVASVLFGIIFAATALFIAARRDDLSHALTATTLLTVAIVAHHFTAMGAVLLTPDPTLAISGLSIPPASLSFLTASAAVAIIAIALVAALLDRRAKGELGRQQIVLDSALENMSQGLCMFDADGKIILFNERYAAMLRRTDILLTGRLLVDVLREEQAKGQWQGDADEFFARLVADAREGRTTTDVVNRFGRSIRVVNQPMQGGGWVATFEDITEWLEAQAKISHMARHDALTSLPNRVLFHEQLEQGLRRTKSGDQLAVLCLDLDHFKDINDSLGHPIGDALLKEVGRRLKATVGEHDTVARLGGDEFAVVQIGRSEETAARSLAGRLVEVVSAPYEIDDHQIVIGVSIGISLSPQDGNNPDELLKNADLALYRAKADGRGTYRFFETGMDARAQARRLLEMDLRAALQRDEFEVFYQPIRDVASGRVVAFEALLRWNHPQRGLIAPIHFIPLAEETGLIVQLGEFVLRSACTDAASWPDDVDVAVNLSPVQFKSPNLIASVTEALAASGLDARRLELEITESVLLQNSEATLTTLHELRAMGVRISLDDFGTGYSSLSYLRSFPFDKIKIDRSFVSELATREDSMAIIRAVTGLGRSLGIVTTAEGVENDAQLELLRREGCTQAQGYLFSKPRPASDVAMMLEGPRLRASA from the coding sequence ATGTATCAAGTTCTCTACTGTCTCAGCGACGAGCACGACTGGCGGCTGGTCGCCCTCGGCGGCGCGGTATGTCTGCTCGCCAGCGCGGCGGCGATCAGCCTGTTTCAGCGCGCGCGGGCGACGACCGGCCCCGGGCGTTTGGCCTGGATCGCCCTGGATGCCGCCGTCAGCGGATGCGGCATCTGGGCCACGCATTTTATCGCGATGCTCGCCTACAGTCCGGGCGGCGACGGCGCCTACAACATCCCGGTGACGATCCTCTCCCTGATCCTTGCGATCTCCGTGACCTTTGTCGGGCTGAGCATCGCGGTCTCGTCCTCGCGCCCGCTCTGGATCGTGGTCGGCGGCGCCATCGTCGGCATGGGCGTCGCGGCGATGCATTATACCGGCATGGCGGCGCTGGAGATGCCGGCACGGGTCAACTGGATCGCAGGCACGGTTGTTGCCTCGGTGCTGTTCGGAATCATCTTTGCGGCGACAGCATTGTTCATCGCCGCGCGGCGCGACGATCTCTCGCATGCGCTGACGGCGACCACCCTGCTGACGGTTGCGATCGTCGCGCATCATTTCACCGCGATGGGCGCGGTACTGCTGACACCGGATCCGACGCTCGCGATTAGCGGGCTCTCCATCCCGCCGGCCTCGCTGTCCTTCCTCACCGCCAGCGCTGCGGTCGCGATCATCGCGATTGCGCTCGTGGCCGCGCTGCTCGACCGCCGCGCCAAGGGCGAATTGGGCCGTCAGCAGATCGTGCTGGACAGCGCGCTCGAGAACATGTCGCAGGGGCTCTGCATGTTCGATGCGGACGGCAAGATCATCCTGTTCAACGAGCGCTATGCCGCAATGCTCCGCCGCACCGACATTCTGCTCACCGGGCGTCTGCTGGTCGACGTGCTCAGGGAAGAGCAGGCCAAGGGCCAGTGGCAGGGCGACGCGGACGAATTCTTCGCCCGCCTCGTGGCCGACGCGCGCGAGGGCCGCACCACGACCGACGTCGTCAACCGCTTCGGCCGCTCGATCCGGGTCGTCAACCAGCCGATGCAGGGCGGCGGCTGGGTCGCGACCTTCGAGGACATCACCGAATGGCTGGAGGCGCAGGCCAAGATCTCGCACATGGCGCGCCATGACGCGCTGACCAGCCTGCCGAACCGGGTGCTGTTCCATGAACAGCTCGAGCAGGGGCTGCGCCGGACCAAGTCGGGCGACCAGCTTGCGGTGCTTTGCCTCGATCTCGATCACTTCAAGGACATCAACGACTCGCTCGGCCATCCCATCGGCGATGCGCTGCTCAAGGAGGTCGGCCGCAGGCTGAAGGCGACCGTCGGCGAGCACGACACCGTGGCGCGGCTCGGCGGCGACGAATTCGCCGTGGTGCAGATCGGACGTTCCGAGGAAACTGCCGCAAGGTCGCTTGCCGGCCGCCTCGTCGAGGTGGTCTCGGCGCCTTACGAGATCGACGACCATCAGATCGTGATCGGCGTCTCGATCGGCATCTCGCTGTCGCCGCAGGACGGCAACAATCCGGACGAACTGCTCAAGAACGCCGACCTCGCGCTCTACCGCGCCAAGGCGGACGGCCGCGGCACCTATCGCTTCTTCGAGACCGGGATGGATGCGCGCGCGCAGGCGCGGCGCCTGTTGGAAATGGACCTGCGCGCGGCGCTGCAACGCGACGAGTTCGAGGTATTTTATCAGCCGATCCGCGACGTCGCGAGCGGTCGCGTCGTCGCCTTCGAGGCGCTGCTGCGCTGGAACCATCCGCAGCGCGGGCTGATCGCGCCCATCCACTTCATCCCGCTGGCCGAGGAGACCGGCCTGATCGTCCAACTCGGCGAGTTCGTGCTGCGCTCGGCCTGCACCGATGCGGCGAGCTGGCCCGACGATGTCGACGTGGCCGTAAATCTGTCGCCGGTGCAGTTCAAGAGCCCGAACTTGATCGCGTCCGTGACCGAGGCGCTGGCCGCTTCGGGACTGGATGCGCGCCGCCTCGAGCTCGAGATCACCGAGTCGGTCCTGCTCCAGAACAGCGAGGCGACCCTGACCACCTTGCACGAGCTGCGCGCCATGGGCGTTCGGATCTCGCTCGACGATTTCGGCACCGGCTATTCGTCGCTGAGCTATCTGCGCAGCTTCCCGTTCGACAAGATCAAGATCGACCGCTCCTTCGTCTCGGAGCTGGCGACGCGAGAGGATTCCATGGCGATCATCCGCGCCGTGACCGGCCTCGGCCGCAGCCTCGGCATCGTTACCACCGCGGAAGGCGTCGAGAACGACGCGCAGCTCGAGCTGCTCCGCCGCGAGGGCTGCACCCAGGCGCAGGGCTATCTGTTCAGCAAGCCGCGGCCCGCGTCCGACGTCGCGATGATGCTGGAAGGCCCGCGGCTGCGCGCATCTGCTTGA
- a CDS encoding ferritin-like domain-containing protein, translating to MGLFTKDIKTMNDLFVHQLQDIYYAEQQLTKALPKMASKATDPQLKQGFLTHLEETKQHVARLEEVFKMHGVPVKAVDCPAIDGIIEEADETAGEVADKAVLDAALINAAQAAEHYEIVRYGSLIAWAKQLGRNDCASVLAKTLEEEKATDQKLTTLAESKVNLRAAS from the coding sequence ATGGGACTGTTCACGAAAGACATCAAGACCATGAACGACCTGTTCGTGCATCAGCTGCAGGATATCTATTACGCCGAGCAGCAGCTCACCAAGGCGCTGCCGAAGATGGCGAGCAAAGCCACCGATCCGCAGCTGAAACAGGGCTTTTTGACGCACCTCGAAGAAACCAAGCAACACGTCGCGCGGCTGGAGGAGGTGTTCAAGATGCATGGCGTCCCTGTGAAGGCGGTCGATTGCCCGGCCATCGACGGCATCATCGAGGAAGCCGACGAGACCGCCGGCGAGGTAGCCGACAAGGCCGTGCTCGACGCGGCGCTGATCAATGCGGCGCAGGCAGCCGAACATTACGAGATCGTCCGCTATGGCAGCCTGATCGCCTGGGCTAAGCAGCTCGGCCGCAACGATTGCGCCAGCGTGCTCGCCAAGACGCTCGAGGAGGAGAAGGCGACCGACCAGAAGCTGACCACACTCGCCGAGAGCAAGGTGAACCTGCGCGCAGCGAGCTGA